In one Candidatus Omnitrophota bacterium genomic region, the following are encoded:
- a CDS encoding NAD(P)-dependent oxidoreductase, translating into MKILITGAAGYIGSVLTPTLLTQGHEVIALDNFMYNQSSLLDCCHNEKLTIVRGDTRDKPLMARLMKGADAIFPLACLTGAPLCAKDPDGAKAVLLDAIQMILGMRGKGQRIIFPTTNSGYGVGEKGKHCTEETPLRPVSLYGKLKVDAENAILDAGNAITLRLATAFGISPRMRLDLLVNDFTYRAVYDRFVVLFEAHFNRNYIHVRDISRAFVHGLNGFDKMKDQPYNVGLSDANLTKLQLCQEIKKFVPDFYFVEATIGEDPDKRDYIVSNAKIEKTGFKPEVTLQKGIQELIKGYQVIKRNQYANI; encoded by the coding sequence ATGAAGATTCTCATCACAGGCGCGGCCGGATATATCGGTTCGGTGTTGACCCCCACGCTGTTGACCCAGGGGCACGAGGTCATTGCCCTGGACAATTTTATGTACAACCAAAGCTCACTTTTGGATTGCTGTCATAACGAAAAGTTGACCATTGTCCGCGGGGACACGCGCGACAAGCCGCTCATGGCGCGGCTCATGAAAGGCGCGGACGCCATTTTTCCGCTGGCGTGTTTGACCGGAGCGCCCCTGTGCGCCAAAGACCCCGACGGGGCCAAGGCCGTTTTGCTGGATGCCATCCAGATGATCCTGGGGATGCGCGGCAAGGGCCAGCGCATTATTTTTCCGACCACCAACAGCGGTTACGGGGTCGGCGAAAAGGGCAAACACTGCACCGAGGAAACCCCTTTAAGGCCGGTGTCTTTGTACGGGAAATTGAAGGTGGATGCGGAAAACGCCATTCTGGACGCGGGCAATGCCATCACCCTGCGTTTGGCCACGGCCTTCGGCATATCCCCGCGCATGCGCCTGGACCTTTTGGTCAATGATTTCACGTACCGCGCGGTGTATGACCGTTTTGTGGTCCTGTTTGAGGCGCATTTTAACCGTAATTACATCCACGTGCGCGACATTTCCAGGGCTTTTGTCCACGGGCTCAATGGCTTTGACAAGATGAAGGACCAACCTTATAATGTGGGACTAAGCGACGCCAATCTGACCAAACTTCAGCTGTGTCAGGAGATCAAGAAATTCGTCCCGGACTTCTATTTTGTCGAGGCCACCATCGGTGAGGACCCGGACAAGCGCGACTATATCGTCAGCAACGCGAAAATAGAGAAGACCGGGTTTAAGCCCGAGGTCACTCTGCAAAAAGGCATTCAGGAACTCATCAAGGGTTATCAGGTCATCAAGCGCAATCAGTACGCCAATATATAG
- a CDS encoding cobalamin-dependent protein (Presence of a B(12) (cobalamin)-binding domain implies dependence on cobalamin itself, in one of its several forms, or in some unusual lineages, dependence on a cobalamin-like analog.): protein MMKQLDVLFIHPNAAHKIYQDLARDFSAIEPPIWAGMLANHCRVKGFSVNILDAEALRLNDQEAAKRIAASKARVVCFVVYGQQPSASSQNMAGAVDLADLVKSTAPDSKIVFVGGHIAALSRDVLEKHPSIDFVCQNEGVYTISGLLQTNLKDGLEKVLGLGYRRDGTVCLNPPSPIVAKADLPRDLPGVAWDLLPMDNYRTALWHSYSNGSKRQPFASIYTSLGCPMKCSFCMINIINRQENEFSDGSAVFRYWEPEHIIKDFDYFASKGITNIKIADELFVLNQNHFMKLCQLIIARGYKFNIWCYSRVDTVKDQYLETLKKAGVNWLALGIESGNARVRHDVTKGRFGDIDIRNIVGKIREHGINVIGNYIFGLPEDDLESMQMTLDLAIEMNTEEANFYSAMAYPGSPLYGIARKEGWQLPQTYDGFSQHSYTCQPLPTKHLTAAQVLAFRDEAWMKYHTNPKFLELLKTKFGQVAVDETLRSTRIKLKRKILEQAPVAR, encoded by the coding sequence ATGATGAAACAACTTGACGTTCTTTTCATCCACCCCAACGCTGCGCATAAGATCTATCAGGACCTGGCCCGGGATTTTTCGGCCATTGAGCCGCCGATCTGGGCGGGGATGCTGGCCAATCATTGCCGCGTCAAAGGGTTTTCCGTCAATATCCTGGACGCCGAAGCCCTGCGTTTGAACGACCAGGAGGCGGCCAAGCGCATCGCGGCGTCCAAGGCGCGGGTGGTGTGTTTTGTGGTCTATGGCCAGCAACCGTCGGCCTCTTCGCAGAATATGGCCGGCGCCGTTGATCTGGCGGATCTGGTCAAGTCCACCGCGCCTGACAGCAAGATCGTTTTCGTCGGCGGGCATATCGCGGCTTTGTCGCGCGATGTCTTGGAAAAGCACCCCAGCATTGATTTTGTCTGCCAGAACGAAGGCGTTTACACGATCTCGGGCCTGCTGCAGACCAATTTGAAGGACGGTTTGGAAAAAGTGTTGGGATTGGGCTATCGCCGCGACGGCACGGTCTGTTTGAATCCGCCCTCGCCCATCGTGGCCAAAGCGGATCTGCCGCGCGATCTTCCGGGTGTGGCGTGGGACCTTCTGCCCATGGACAATTACCGCACCGCGTTATGGCATTCCTATTCCAATGGTTCCAAGCGCCAGCCCTTTGCCTCCATCTATACGTCGCTGGGCTGTCCGATGAAATGCTCCTTTTGCATGATCAATATCATCAACCGCCAGGAGAATGAATTCTCCGATGGGTCCGCGGTGTTCCGTTACTGGGAACCGGAGCATATCATCAAGGATTTTGACTATTTTGCCTCCAAGGGCATCACCAATATCAAGATCGCCGACGAGCTTTTTGTCCTCAACCAGAACCATTTCATGAAGCTCTGTCAGCTCATCATCGCGCGCGGATATAAGTTCAATATCTGGTGCTATTCGCGCGTGGACACGGTCAAGGACCAGTATCTGGAAACATTGAAGAAGGCCGGGGTCAATTGGCTGGCCCTGGGCATCGAAAGCGGCAATGCGCGCGTGCGCCACGATGTCACCAAGGGCCGTTTCGGGGACATTGACATCCGCAATATTGTGGGCAAGATCCGTGAGCACGGCATCAACGTCATCGGCAATTATATTTTCGGTTTGCCGGAAGATGACCTGGAAAGCATGCAGATGACCCTGGACCTGGCCATTGAAATGAACACGGAGGAGGCGAATTTTTATTCCGCCATGGCGTATCCGGGAAGTCCGTTATACGGCATTGCCCGCAAGGAAGGATGGCAATTGCCGCAAACCTATGACGGTTTTTCCCAACACTCCTATACCTGTCAGCCATTGCCGACCAAGCATTTGACCGCGGCCCAGGTTTTGGCGTTTCGGGACGAGGCCTGGATGAAATACCACACCAACCCGAAATTCCTGGAATTGCTCAAGACCAAATTCGGCCAGGTGGCCGTTGACGAGACATTAAGATCCACCCGGATCAAACTCAAACGCAAGATCCTGGAACAAGCCCCGGTTGCCCGATGA
- a CDS encoding kinase, whose protein sequence is MIISRTPFRVSFFGGGTDYDGWFRENKGAVLATTIDKYCYISCRYLPPFFDHKSRIIYSKMEHVHGINDIDHPSVREVLRFLKITEGVEIHHDGDLPARTGLGSSSSFTVGLLNALYALKGVMVTKERLAEEAIHVEQDMIKENVGCQDQVLAAYGGFNHIEFGGPNHLLVRQVTISPEKLNVLQNHLMLFFTGFARTASRIAHHQIKNIPRKKPELARMYEMVNEAVGILNGKNLVPFGQLLDESWKLKRTLSGKISTSHIDHLYAAATRAGAVGGKLLGAGGGGFVLLFVEPHKKPRVRAALKGLLEVPFKFEGLGSQIIFYQPDTGIVK, encoded by the coding sequence ATGATCATTTCCCGCACCCCATTTCGCGTTTCCTTTTTCGGCGGCGGCACCGACTATGACGGGTGGTTTCGGGAGAATAAAGGCGCGGTCCTCGCCACCACCATTGATAAATACTGCTACATCTCCTGCCGTTATTTGCCGCCGTTCTTTGACCATAAGTCCCGCATCATCTATTCCAAAATGGAACATGTGCACGGCATCAACGACATTGACCATCCATCGGTGCGGGAAGTCCTGCGTTTTTTAAAGATCACCGAAGGCGTTGAGATCCATCACGACGGCGACCTTCCCGCGCGCACGGGGCTGGGGTCCAGTTCGTCGTTCACCGTCGGACTTTTGAATGCTCTATACGCCCTCAAAGGCGTGATGGTCACCAAGGAACGGCTGGCCGAAGAGGCCATCCACGTTGAGCAGGACATGATCAAGGAGAACGTGGGCTGTCAGGACCAGGTCCTGGCCGCTTACGGCGGTTTTAATCACATTGAGTTCGGCGGCCCCAACCATCTTCTGGTGCGCCAGGTGACGATATCGCCGGAGAAATTGAACGTCCTGCAAAATCATCTGATGCTTTTTTTCACCGGGTTCGCGCGCACCGCTTCCCGCATCGCCCATCACCAGATCAAGAACATCCCCCGCAAGAAGCCGGAGTTGGCGCGCATGTATGAAATGGTCAACGAGGCCGTGGGGATCCTCAACGGCAAAAACCTTGTTCCGTTCGGTCAATTGCTTGATGAAAGCTGGAAACTCAAGCGCACACTATCCGGCAAGATCTCCACGTCGCACATTGACCATCTGTACGCCGCGGCCACGCGCGCCGGCGCTGTCGGCGGCAAACTGCTGGGCGCGGGCGGGGGCGGGTTCGTGCTTTTGTTCGTGGAGCCGCATAAAAAACCCAGGGTCCGCGCGGCGCTCAAAGGCCTGCTGGAAGTTCCCTTCAAATTTGAAGGCCTGGGAAGCCAGATCATTTTCTACCAGCCGGACACGGGAATTGTTAAATAA
- a CDS encoding sugar phosphate nucleotidyltransferase, whose product MFSQTDIVILAGGLGKRLQALTQGRQKVLVPINGTPFLALLIDFIAAQGGQRFIVCTGHGAQAVEQALAGMFPKLDIVFSREEEPLGTGGAIKQAAALVRSPRFLAMNGDCFCVIDYGQLIARHVSCKAAATIAVTRLDDAREYGTIEIGPDGRIEAFKEKRPEAAPALINTGTYCLNKDVFNLAETPQKFSIEYDFFPRLVGKGFWSFEVANKFVDIGTPERYQWAQEHLKEFRIK is encoded by the coding sequence ATGTTCAGCCAGACGGACATTGTCATTCTCGCCGGCGGCTTGGGCAAGCGCCTGCAGGCCCTCACGCAGGGCCGACAGAAAGTCCTCGTTCCGATCAACGGCACGCCGTTTCTTGCGCTATTAATTGATTTTATCGCGGCCCAGGGCGGGCAGCGTTTCATTGTATGCACGGGCCACGGTGCACAGGCCGTTGAGCAGGCGCTGGCCGGCATGTTCCCCAAATTGGACATTGTTTTTTCAAGGGAAGAGGAGCCGCTGGGCACAGGCGGCGCCATCAAGCAGGCGGCCGCTTTGGTACGTTCGCCCCGATTTTTGGCCATGAACGGGGATTGTTTTTGCGTCATTGATTACGGGCAATTGATCGCTCGTCATGTATCGTGCAAAGCCGCGGCCACCATTGCCGTGACGCGCCTTGACGATGCCCGCGAATACGGAACCATTGAGATAGGTCCCGACGGGCGCATTGAAGCGTTTAAAGAAAAACGGCCTGAGGCAGCGCCGGCGCTCATCAATACGGGAACGTATTGCCTGAATAAGGATGTGTTCAATTTGGCCGAGACCCCGCAGAAGTTTTCCATTGAATACGATTTCTTCCCGCGCTTAGTCGGCAAGGGGTTCTGGTCTTTTGAGGTGGCCAACAAGTTCGTTGACATCGGCACCCCCGAGCGCTACCAATGGGCGCAGGAACATTTAAAAGAATTCCGAATTAAGTAG
- a CDS encoding toxin: protein MKAFDWDEAKNEDLLQERNISFEEIVWCIEQKEGLLDVIDHPNQTKFAHQKLFIVALRGYVYIVPFVEDGHKIFLKTIYPSRKLTRKYLGKEGDHEID, encoded by the coding sequence ATGAAGGCATTTGATTGGGATGAGGCAAAGAACGAGGACCTGCTTCAGGAACGCAACATATCGTTTGAAGAGATCGTCTGGTGCATTGAGCAGAAGGAAGGCCTGTTAGACGTCATTGATCATCCCAATCAGACAAAGTTCGCGCACCAGAAGCTTTTTATCGTTGCATTGCGCGGGTATGTGTATATCGTGCCTTTTGTCGAGGATGGGCACAAGATCTTCTTAAAGACGATCTATCCAAGCAGGAAATTGACCAGGAAATATCTGGGGAAGGAAGGCGACCATGAAATTGACTAA
- a CDS encoding antitoxin — protein sequence MKLTKEEQDLVASVEAGEWKSVKNLLGEKRRYAMIARHTLRKDKRINIRISQRDLEGLQVKAVREGIPYQTLISSVLHKYVAGR from the coding sequence ATGAAATTGACTAAAGAAGAGCAGGACCTGGTGGCATCGGTCGAGGCGGGTGAATGGAAGTCTGTTAAGAATTTGCTGGGTGAGAAGAGGCGTTATGCCATGATCGCGCGGCATACGCTGCGCAAAGACAAGCGTATCAATATCCGCATTTCCCAACGCGACCTGGAGGGCCTTCAAGTGAAGGCCGTCCGTGAGGGCATTCCTTATCAGACCTTGATCTCCAGCGTCCTTCACAAATATGTCGCCGGCCGTTGA
- a CDS encoding DegT/DnrJ/EryC1/StrS family aminotransferase has product MKTSDFNKATFVSDGQEARKAGYKVPFGTVSITPKAKKLIDDAIDRQWLTKGKYVKEFEDKFAALFGVKYGVAVSSGTDADALACATLYDFGAKRGDEIIIPALTFVATGNAVLQAGLTPVFVDIKRETLNIDPDKIEAAITKKTRAIMPVHLMGKPADMDRIISIAKKHKLYVIEDAAEAHGAEYKGQKIGAIGDMACFSLYAAHIITTIEGGMVITNNEKMAEVLRSLRNHGIDGKFRFKRIGFSSKMNEIEAAVGLGNIEIFHDILEKRRRNILYLIDKFKKFDKYFIYVKEEPGEKLGPHAFSIIVKPGQNFTKDEFVASLEKEGVDSRNLFYSIPTQTDSYAFMGHKLGDFPEAEFCSDNGTHIGCHQDIEVDQLDHVVEVTAKFLKSKGHNV; this is encoded by the coding sequence GTGAAAACATCAGATTTTAATAAAGCGACATTTGTTTCCGATGGTCAAGAGGCTAGGAAGGCGGGGTATAAGGTGCCGTTTGGGACGGTGTCTATTACACCCAAGGCCAAGAAGCTCATTGATGACGCGATTGACCGCCAGTGGTTGACCAAGGGCAAATACGTTAAAGAGTTTGAAGATAAGTTTGCTGCGCTGTTCGGTGTTAAATACGGCGTTGCGGTTTCCAGCGGCACGGATGCCGATGCTTTGGCTTGCGCCACTCTCTATGATTTTGGCGCCAAGCGCGGGGACGAGATCATTATCCCGGCTTTGACCTTTGTGGCCACGGGCAATGCGGTTTTGCAGGCGGGGTTGACGCCGGTCTTCGTTGACATCAAGCGCGAAACCTTGAACATTGACCCGGATAAGATCGAGGCCGCCATCACTAAGAAAACGCGCGCCATCATGCCCGTGCATTTGATGGGCAAGCCCGCGGACATGGACCGGATCATATCTATCGCCAAAAAACACAAATTGTATGTCATTGAGGACGCGGCCGAGGCCCACGGCGCCGAATATAAGGGTCAAAAGATCGGCGCCATCGGCGACATGGCGTGCTTCTCTTTATATGCCGCGCATATCATCACCACCATTGAAGGCGGCATGGTCATCACCAATAATGAAAAAATGGCGGAGGTCTTAAGGTCCTTGCGCAATCACGGCATTGACGGGAAGTTCCGGTTCAAGCGCATCGGGTTTTCTTCCAAGATGAATGAGATCGAGGCCGCGGTGGGATTGGGCAATATTGAGATCTTCCATGATATCCTTGAGAAACGCCGGCGCAATATTTTGTATCTTATCGACAAGTTCAAGAAATTTGATAAGTATTTCATTTACGTCAAGGAAGAGCCGGGCGAAAAACTGGGCCCCCATGCGTTTTCCATCATCGTCAAACCCGGGCAGAATTTCACCAAGGATGAGTTTGTCGCCTCTTTGGAGAAAGAAGGCGTAGATTCCCGCAATCTTTTTTATTCCATCCCGACGCAAACAGACAGTTACGCGTTCATGGGCCATAAGCTCGGCGACTTTCCGGAAGCCGAGTTTTGTTCCGACAACGGCACGCACATCGGCTGTCATCAGGACATTGAGGTTGACCAGCTTGATCACGTCGTTGAGGTTACGGCCAAATTTCTCAAATCAAAGGGACACAACGTTTAG
- a CDS encoding glycosyltransferase family 1 protein has product MRIAINCRSILKPQRTGIGRYTHHLIKALARADHANDYVLYAPRGIFNFKRVNPSSPAPNFKVRRDCFSLGPEKVCGPVDVYHLPSPDFLGALRCKVVVTVHDLIDKAYPQSHTPQTIDLSDRKMKDVVGRADKIICCSQTTRDDLHRFFKVDAARTCVIYQGVDRTVFFPLAPDEEEYAEGVLKGLGVTQPFILFVGTIEPRKNLSNLLEAFAGLKAKKKFSGKLVIVGTKGWMMDPLADTLNHKGLSNEVVFLGYVTDEQLRVLYHKTEVFVFPSLYEGFGFPIVEAFACGAAVVASNTSSCAEVAGDSALTVAPQPQDIAAGILRVIEDPSLKASLKAKGLQRADQFSFDATARRTLDVYQEVNHVR; this is encoded by the coding sequence ATGCGCATCGCCATCAACTGCCGTTCCATTCTCAAACCCCAAAGGACCGGCATCGGGCGCTACACCCATCATTTGATCAAGGCCCTGGCCCGGGCAGACCATGCCAACGATTATGTTCTTTACGCGCCGCGCGGCATTTTTAACTTCAAACGCGTCAACCCTTCTTCGCCCGCGCCCAATTTCAAAGTCCGGCGTGATTGTTTCTCCCTGGGGCCGGAAAAAGTTTGCGGTCCCGTGGACGTGTATCATTTGCCCAGCCCGGATTTTTTGGGCGCGCTGCGCTGTAAGGTCGTCGTGACCGTCCATGATCTCATTGACAAGGCCTATCCTCAAAGCCATACCCCGCAGACCATTGACTTAAGCGACCGCAAGATGAAGGACGTGGTCGGGCGGGCGGACAAGATCATTTGTTGTTCCCAAACCACCCGTGATGACCTGCACCGGTTCTTTAAGGTGGACGCGGCGCGCACATGCGTTATTTATCAGGGTGTTGACCGCACGGTCTTTTTTCCGTTGGCGCCGGATGAAGAGGAGTATGCCGAGGGCGTCCTTAAAGGTCTGGGGGTAACACAGCCGTTCATCCTTTTTGTCGGGACCATTGAACCGCGCAAGAATTTATCCAATTTGCTGGAGGCCTTTGCCGGGCTTAAGGCCAAAAAGAAATTTTCCGGAAAATTGGTTATCGTCGGGACGAAAGGGTGGATGATGGATCCCCTGGCCGACACGCTCAACCACAAGGGCTTAAGCAATGAAGTGGTTTTCTTGGGTTATGTTACGGACGAACAATTGCGTGTTTTGTATCATAAAACCGAGGTGTTCGTGTTCCCGTCATTGTATGAGGGCTTTGGATTTCCCATCGTTGAGGCCTTTGCCTGCGGGGCCGCGGTGGTGGCCAGCAACACTTCGTCCTGCGCCGAGGTGGCCGGGGATTCCGCCTTGACCGTAGCACCCCAACCGCAGGATATCGCGGCAGGCATTTTACGCGTGATCGAAGACCCCTCCCTGAAAGCGTCTTTGAAGGCCAAAGGCCTTCAACGGGCAGATCAATTTTCTTTTGATGCGACGGCCCGCCGGACGCTGGATGTTTATCAAGAGGTAAACCATGTCCGTTAA